Proteins encoded together in one Penicillium digitatum chromosome 1, complete sequence window:
- a CDS encoding Allergen Asp f 4: MHLSNSMLLMTALTAGSAVARLHGHDRRHAHPKDVTVAQPVVIAPAQLADVEKRGEEVFATIDGKLVSWINNWFGDETSDVATKVNQAEFAVAPTSVATSTTATVTWAEAISTASAAQSASSFSSSSSSESSSSSSESSSSSSESISGSSGSSSSSSESISGSSGSSSSSSESSSSSSSSESSSSSSSSSSSSDSDHDSSFSISTSSFSSSSSSHWASVSIDGTFSIAGFGSSTSSKRVGSLDWDYIGNVGSPWGSNIIRIEEGTASQYKHVIRFENDNSKAWTVVMWNSYGPSGGLNGFWSPNQALKFTVEPGNSIFVAIDDDSQGGWGAAEGENLPTNYVGQYASTWGEFDMSNSQNNGFSGWDVSCIIAQLADMHIAGMRICNHEGEKCSSISQGASSVVNGYTSADQGKPDKAVTQSAGPVRLVVDLGWSS, encoded by the coding sequence ATGCATCTCTCCAACTCTATGCTCTTGATGACGGCGCTGACCGCTGGGTCGGCTGTCGCTCGTCTTCACGGTCACGACCGCCGTCATGCCCACCCTAAAGATGTCACCGTCGCCCAGCCCGTTGTAATCGCTCCCGCCCAGCTTGCCGATGTGGAGAAGCGTGGTGAGGAGGTTTTCGCTACGATCGATGGCAAGCTCGTCTCCTGGATTAACAACTGGTTCGGCGATGAGACCTCTGATGTTGCCACCAAGGTCAATCAGGCCGAGTTCGCTGTTGCTCCCACTTCTGTTGCTACATCCACCACCGCGACTGTCACCTGGGCTGAGGCCATCTCGACCGCCAGCGCCGCTCAATCTGCCTCCAGcttctccagctccagctcctccgAATCCAGCTCCAGTTCTTCTGaatccagctccagctcttCTGAATCTATCTCTGGCTCTTCTGgatccagctccagctcttCTGAATCTATCTCTGGCTCTTCTGgatccagctccagctcttCTGAATCtagctccagctccagctcctccgaatccagctccagctccagctccagctccagctcctccgACTCTGACCATGACTCCAGCTTCAGCATCTCCACCTCCAGCTTCAGCTCCTCCAGCTCCAGCCACTGGGCCAGTGTTTCCATCGACGGCACTTTTTCCATCGCTGGATTCGGTTCCTCCACTTCTAGCAAGCGCGTCGGCTCCCTCGACTGGGACTATATCGGCAACGTTGGCAGCCCCTGGGGTAGCAATATCATTCGTATCGAAGAGGGAACCGCCAGCCAGTACAAACACGTTATCCGCTTCGAGAACGACAACTCCAAGGCCTGGACCGTCGTCATGTGGAACTCGTACGGCCCCAGCGGTGGTCTGAACGGTTTCTGGAGCCCCAACCAGGCTCTCAAATTCACCGTGGAGCCCGGCAACAGCATCTTCGTCGCCATTGATGATGACTCCCAAGGTGGTTGGGGTGCCGCCGAGGGCGAAAATCTCCCTACCAACTATGTCGGCCAGTACGCCTCCACCTGGGGTGAGTTCGATATGAGCAACTCCCAGAATAACGGCTTCTCTGGCTGGGACGTTTCCTGCATCATCGCTCAGCTCGCTGACATGCACATCGCTGGTATGCGGATTTGCAACCACGAGGGTGAGAAATGCTCCTCCATCTCCCAGGGTGCCTCCAGCGTTGTCAACGGCTACACCTCCGCCGACCAGGGCAAGCCCGACAAGGCTGTCACCCAGTCCGCTGGCCCCGTCCGTCTCGTTGTCGACCTCGGCTGGTCTTCTTAA